A window of the Bacteriovorax sp. PP10 genome harbors these coding sequences:
- the recR gene encoding recombination mediator RecR → MELPEKLLKTVKQFSRLPGVGEKTALRQSLIMTKWNKEDLIAFAESIKGLADLNHCEKCGMFCDDRLCKICMDYNRSSSKTLCIVESVTDCLAIERSGNFRGKFHILFGVLNPLMGIGPDELKLDRLIDRVREEEIEELILAVNPSVEGDATCSYIKQMLPASISVDRIGFGIPMGGSLEFVDSLTITKALENRRHL, encoded by the coding sequence ATGGAATTGCCAGAAAAATTATTAAAGACCGTAAAGCAGTTTTCTCGCCTTCCAGGTGTTGGTGAGAAAACGGCGCTTCGTCAGTCTCTCATTATGACTAAATGGAATAAAGAAGACCTGATTGCGTTTGCAGAATCTATTAAAGGATTAGCGGATCTTAATCACTGTGAAAAGTGTGGAATGTTCTGTGACGATAGACTGTGCAAGATTTGCATGGACTACAACCGCAGCTCTTCTAAAACTCTTTGTATTGTTGAATCAGTCACAGACTGTTTGGCCATCGAGCGCAGTGGAAACTTTAGAGGCAAATTCCACATCCTATTTGGTGTCTTAAATCCACTGATGGGAATTGGACCTGATGAACTTAAGCTGGATAGATTAATCGATCGAGTTCGTGAAGAAGAGATCGAAGAACTTATTTTAGCAGTGAATCCTTCGGTTGAAGGAGACGCAACATGTTCTTATATTAAACAAATGCTGCCGGCATCGATTAGTGTAGACCGCATTGGATTTGGAATTCCAATGGGAGGAAGTTTGGAGTTTGTTGACTCGCTTACCATCACTAAGGCGCTAGAAAACCGCAGACATTTATAA